aATCCTCCTTCACAGGTTATAACTTGTGTTCTGAGATATTTATCGGCTCCAGACTGACTTGCTCTTGGACTGTTTGAATGAATGTTGGTGATCATTTGTTTTGGTTGAATGTGAGGTTCTCTGTGTTGTTCCCTGTTTGATGTGACTGAGGCGGGGAGCTGGGACATCGGTGGCAGATGTTAGAATTTTTCCTATTAACCACAAAGTTTAttgtaaaaactaaaacagagtGAGTAGGAGAGCAAAGGATTTGAACGTCTTCCTACCCTTTTCGAGCTTGAGGCCAACAGTccacttttaaaatgttaatccACTGCAGCATTTCTATTTGGACCAAATTGCAGACAATCATAAATATTAGTCCGCTTAATACGCTTAATTCTTTTAGTCAGcgttcatgaattattccttgGTGAATCAGTGAAAACCATCTTGTCATGTTAAAGACCTAAATCCATCTTCCTGTCCGGGTCCACAGCAAAATCTAATGTTTCTCTCTTCATGTTTCTTCCCCCAAGTTCCatggaaatacatttaatttagttaaactgctgacaaacaaacaagtggtgaaaacataacctccttggatGAGGTGATAAAACAAACTTAATGGATCGAGAGAGACgaatcaataaaaatgtcattACTCCAGCccctaacacacagacagacacacaaaagccgagctgtgttttttattatgcTGTTTATTCTCACAATTGGTTACATTGATAAAGTGTACAAATCAGTGAGCGGCAAACAGAAGCCAACACATCCATCTGTGGGAaatggagtgtgtgtttgttgttgttctttatgTGTGTGAGCTTGACAGAGATGCTGGGAGCCCAATGCTGTTtccatcatcatcttcctcctcctcctcttcgtccctCTCAGAGCAGCAGTGGACGTCCAGCTCTCAGGACACTGTACAGGGTGAAGATATATTCCTTTATCTGCCTCGTTCTGCAAAGCGGAGCCTATTGTAGCGTTGTGAGTTTAACCAGGGACAGAGACGACGACACCGAGTCAAGAGACTTTACTTTGCCCCAACTAATAAAATCAGTATATACctttataaaatagaataaataaaataaaaaatatttctgttcaGTACGTACAGTCGCTCCCTCAAACTGTCCGAGGGCATGCAAggcttctctcttctttttcttatttttttacgactttctgttttctcctctagaGATCAAAAGAATGCATAGATAATTGCTCAGTTAAATTCAGTATCAACTTAATTGACAACTGTGACCGCCCCTCCAGTTCTGTCATTATTTGCTCTGGTACTTTACTTATCTACAACAATGTATATCTGTATTTTACACTTTGGCCATTTGGTGAGTTCTCAAAAAAaggcatttcatttaaaaaaaaagaacgagacattcaaaaatgaaaaaaaaaaaaaaaaaaaaaaagatagctTATGACAACGGGTAATGCCAAATGTTACATTAAATTGATATTATGTACAGAACAGATTTTATTCATCTCATTCACATTTCAACATCCTCGTGATAAAAGAAAAGTGAGTTTTCTCAACAGAGTCTCAATTATACTCCGACTTCCTTCCTTGGTTTGTTATATGTGGAGTTAAATATGAACACAGATGACAAGCTGGACCCTCGGCTGTAACATCGGACCCTTCACTACGACCTGACGCTGCTGCTACACCTGTCAAACTTCACTTTCTACACTGTCATAAACCGTCACTCCGCCCCCTGCAGGAGGGAGGTTCTCGTCCTGAGATAGGATTTTTCTAACATAACCTGAAACCTGTCAAAAGTGTCAGTCGCCTGCTGACTGACCTCAGTTTGTGTCTCTTGTGTCCATTTAGGTTCACATGGAACAGATGGTTGATTTAACCACATACTCCAACAGAAAACATCATCCCTCTGCTGAATGATAAATAAGATATTAATCCGTTTCCTAGCGGTCCAGTCAGtttgctcctcctccaccaatgAGGTTATATTTTCACCTGTCTACCAGTTTTTCATCAGGATCACACAAAGATTGACAGATTTCCACGACACTTGATGGAAGGAGGGATTCGATAAACGGTGTGGATGCAAGAatctttttcactttgtttcacGTTGCATTTTCGGACACTGTCACTGATTTATCTATGCTTACTGCATGGCAGGACATCAGACATGCGtatgggactgatatctatgagtgtgtgggaTTTAGTGCAGATCAAGATGAAAATCCACATCTTGTTAATTTAAATAGGGTTTGataagggactgttgggcctcgacAGGGGAATGAGCCCTGATATGAGCAGCACtactaaaatatttaatcataCAGCAGACAGAAGATTTTTTCATCCAGATGTTTGAAGaagactaaaaacacacctgtgGCATGGCCCTTGTCTTTGGACATAATGTTTAACTACAACTGTTACCTGTTAGTTGGTCATGCAGTTATACATTTACATCAAATCATATTCTCACAGGTTCATTCCATTCGTGACAACTTAAACTCTTCTGATCTTAAGTTTGGAAAAGGccacttgaaaaaaaaagactccTACTTCTGCCCCGTCTGTTTTCTACATCCAAACTTCGACAGGTGAGATTTAACAGCCAGATGTTCAGCATCTATCTGCCTCTACAGCCAAGAGAACCTTGTTAAAGAGTGTCCTGATGATCTGAGTTACAATAACGACCATCAATAGTTATTACCGTACACCCAGGTTCGTGATTTGtgtgagaaaaaacaaagcatGTGATCTTGTGGCACGAGGATTCAAGTGAACAGACCCCTGGAGACAGACCCATAGCAGCTCAGGAACGTCCTGCTGGTTTGAGTCAACATGTGTCTCTGTCGTCCTCTGGAGATAAATAGACAATATCATCACAACCATACCCAGGTATGAAGACACATTCCTCAAGTCTCCTTCCTTTTTCTTCCTCAGGGCGTTCTCATGCTACCAGTCCCCTTTTATTAGTGAACATGAAGTCTGAGAGGACTGATACCGAGGGGGGATTTAAAGTCAAATTTCCTCCAGCATGTGTATCATAGAGCAGCAGCTTCCCGCTGACGTCTCCTCCGCTCCGAGCTGCAGTCTGGCACTGAGAGTgggggggagcagaggagagagagcggggcGAGCAACAATGTCCATCCCTGCGTCCCTTCCTCCGTTATGGCTGTCGTCTGTCGTCTTCAGAGGGGTAACAGAAGAATGAAGGTGGACAGACGGCAGACGTGCGGCGTGGTTTCGGGTGAACGGTCACCGCTCGTTCAGACGCAGCGGACTGACACATCGATGAAAAACAACGAGAAGAGAAGACGGGATGGAAAAACAAGGTGGCTTCTGATTCCTCCCCCCTTCGCTCtttggaagcagcagcagcagcagcgtgttgATATCGTCTACAATGATTCACATTTCTATCAAAAAAGTTCATGCAGGACCAGTTGAACAGATGAGTGTAGACTAACGGACAAATCAGTCTGTAGCAGCTCCCTTCATTGTTCACAGACACAATGGCTTTTCATTTTGCCTCCCGACCATTTTCTTCCTCTCACATCACAGATGGTAagaaagagggacagagatGGCGGGGGGGGGTAAAGCCACTACAGACTAACAGGAAGCCAGGTGAatgatggggagggggggtgtggcCAGGTTTGCAAGGTCATGctggcagcacagacacagacacaataaGAGCACGGAGAAGTCAGCAGTTTGGGCAGCGATGAGCTCGCTCCCCACGCTGTGCTCTGCATGAAGGAGCACGTCCTACTTCTACGATATGCGTCTCCTCGCTCCTTCTCGGTGCCGAGGGGGGGGAGAGTCACTTCTATGTACATCAACACCTTCACCACCACCGGCCTCGTGGGCGCTCCTTCTCCACCGGGGTCCAGAGTCTTAATCCGTTGTTCTGAGGAGGCGAAGTTGAATTGCTGCTCGAGAGGTGATGAAACTCTTGAGGTGAAATTCCAATTTGCTCCAGAGAAGTGAAGGAATCGAGACGGGGGGGGTTTCCCCAGATCCATGGGGGGGGGCTCTGCTCTCGTTTAGTGGTTACTGGGGTTTTGGCAGCGAATGCGACTGGTTACCATGGTGACTGGGGGTTGTGGCAGGCAGTGGGTGGTGATTCACCGTGGTTACTGCGGCAACTCTGTGACGGGTCTCTTCTGTTTGAGGGTGTCGATGAGGGACAGGACTCCTTTCTTCACGCTGGTCGAGACCCGGCGGGACACCGAGTCACCAGGGGGGGAGGAGCTACAGGGCTTCTGGGTGGGAGGCCGAGCGACCAAACACTTCTGGTACCGcaactgagagagagggagagggggagggagagagagagagagggggagaagaaggACAGGAGAGAGTTACAGCTGCTGAGTATACGactttgagagtgtgtgagagagagagagagagagagagagagacagagagagagagcgagagagagagagagagagagagagagaacggaaAGCTGGACTGGTGCTGTGATCGATAGTAATGACTGATGATGCCTGTCACTGTGAATcagttaaagtgtgtgtgtgtgtgtgtgtgtgtgtgtgtgtgtgtgtgtgtgtgtgttctgatgtGTGATCAATAGCCCAGCCTGCAGCCGACTCATCTTGTgactcacacacagcagagatgaggaagatgagtaGCCTCTGCTGTGGGTAGCATCTCTGCTTGATAACAAGAACTCCAGTGACCATGACACGGaacataataaaataacacCACACTGTGAAGGTAATTTGATGATTGTAATGGTCGCTGATCTGAAATCGTTTCCTACCAagcagaaaacaacaaacacataatAGAATCTAAAGCACTGAACTTTAAACTGCACCATACCTTGCAGGGACTATATTCTGTTCTATTCTTTTCTATATTCTAACTTTACTACTCTTGATTTGAAATTTTACAAAAACAGCTTTGACAGAGGTTCCCATCAAAGCATCTGTTgtgataaataatataataaacatcCACCTGTCGGACTGAAAACTTAAACTAAACTACAGGAAAGGGATTGActcataaaagaagtctgtaaTTTCAGTTGAAATATAACTTTCAAACTTTAAGCTTTTATAGATTTGTTAAGTTCACCGTCTTGTGTTTTATGCTTGAATTTTATGTGTTGCATCTGTAAACAAGTGAAAAACATCGTTTACCCTGATAATAGTTTTATATAGCTTACATATTTTTCCTTCAGGTAAAGTCCAACTGGAGTTTGCATTCATCTAAGTAACAATCCCTGATCAAACAACTGTGGAGGTAAGAAAGTCAGTAGAAGGTTTAGTTGTGTGTATTGAGCTGTGTGTATTGAGTTGTGTTTCCGAGCTCTTGTTTTCCGGCTCAGTGACTCACCATGCAAGCTGCCTGCACAGCCTCGGACACGCTCCCAGCATTAGGGTCACACCAGAAGATGTGACAGTCGTAGCGATGGCTGCCGGCGTCCATGATGAAGGCAAACGTGTGCACGTCATACCCAACGCCCATGAAGGACAGGAAACGCACGCGGCACTCCACCAGCACTTCTTCTTCATTCTGCTCAGACACATTGGTTTGTGAGTTGTTGAGTCATTTATAACTCACATTCATTTGGATTTAGTTTAATCAAATGTTCTACTGAAGCACGGAGGAAACAAAAAGatccaaagaaaaaacatcGGCCAACATTTACATACATTCACACAGGAGAGCGACCCAGTAAAACTGCAGCCTCCTAATAAACAGgtccagtggagcagcagagcttTAACTGTCCCTCTGTTAAAGCTTTAATGCATAACTTATTTAAATGAGACGGGAAACAGGTAATTTGATGTCGTCTGCATGGTCGAACATTGTTAACTGGGCTGAGTGGAGCTGCTGTCTGCGAGCTGCAGTTTAGCCATTCAATCAGGTGGGAAGCAAATTTCCAAATCTGTGAATTTACACTGTGAGTTACATAGTTTCTGAAGTTTTTGGAGTTAAATGCATTGAAAGTAACTGAAAtgttcaaacacaacaaaaaaagttgTTGATTGAAATAAAGTTGCTGTCAGTCTCCTCATTCAAAGCTACATTACCTCCCTCCACACAAGTAGGAGCCCATACTCTTTATCATTCACCTTAAGTTAAGAGGCTGACCAATAAGGATTTTTGGGGCCTGATGCAACATTTTTTAAGCGATATATCGCCTGATACAGCGTATATTAAAAAGATCTATGATGGTTTTGGTACCAAAATCTTGATCTGACAAAGACATGTAATcaaggcttgatattttacagtttaatcataaattttgttataaatatatctacacataaataaaacccaaatacaaccaaatatatggaacttgaattaagaaaatagaTAATTCTTTGAAACTTTGAACATATAAAAATATTCATGTTTGCAGATATAAAAGCACATATTGCTATTTCTTTGAAAAGCTCATGTCGTTTACTATTATCAGACCATAGCTATATCGACTGGTATCCAGTTAAGTTGTGCTGGTCATATGTTTCcatcagtaaaatgtatttacagaAGAGCACATTGCTGTACAGGAACTTGTGAATCTAATTTTTGATaaaactattgttgttttctatAAAGGAAGTTGCATCGCAATTTCCAATTGATAAACCAATTCTCTGTTACCAAGTCGAACTGGGAGGGAGCTTACAAAGTTTATTAAGCTAATAAAAAAGTGTCTGACCTTGTCTTTGCTGATGGTGACAGTAGCATCTGCCACGTTGAGAGCTACTCGAGTCCAGTCCTCTCTGTTGGAAGAACCTATGAGACTGTCTATAGCTCCATTTAGAATGTCCATACCTGAGCCAGAGGATGtgacaaaacacaaatcagaacattcacattaaaaaca
This is a stretch of genomic DNA from Pleuronectes platessa chromosome 3, fPlePla1.1, whole genome shotgun sequence. It encodes these proteins:
- the apbb2b gene encoding amyloid beta precursor protein binding family B member 2 isoform X5, coding for MTERKNAKAMAGGSLHDRMQAGFDLPLQEFPTPKTELVQKFQVFYLGMLPVVRPIGMDILNGAIDSLIGSSNREDWTRVALNVADATVTISKDKNEEEVLVECRVRFLSFMGVGYDVHTFAFIMDAGSHRYDCHIFWCDPNAGSVSEAVQAACMLRYQKCLVARPPTQKPCSSSPPGDSVSRRVSTSVKKGVLSLIDTLKQKRPVTELPQ